Below is a window of Acidobacteriota bacterium DNA.
AACCTCGAGCAGTCGCAGCCCAGCGTCGATGTCGATCAGGTCTTCATCAGCAAGATCACCGTTGACGGCGGTCCGAGCCTTCGGCGCGGCCGTCCGGCTTCGAAATGGGTGAGGATGCACAGAATCCTGAAGCGGATGTGCCACGTCACCGTCGAGCTCTCGGTGAAGGAATAGGAGTCTAACGTGGGCCAGAAAACGCATCCGTACGGCTTTCGCCTGGGCTACAACAACACGTGGCGGTCTCGCTGGTATGCGGACGGCAAGGATTACGCGAACCTCCTCCACGAGGATCTCCAGCTCAGGCAGGAACTCCTCGCGAGGCTCGAGAACGCGGCCGTCAGTGCGGTTGACATCGAGCGGACCGCATCCAAGCTGCGTGTCAACATTCTCTCCGGTCGGCCGGGCATCATCATCGGACGGAAGGGTGCCGAGGTGGACAAACTGCGCGACGACCTCATGCGTCGCTATGGGCAGGACATCCACATCAACATCCAGGAGATTCAGCGTCCCGAGATCGATGCTCATCTGATTGCCGCCAACGTGGCGCGCCAGCTGGAGCGCCGTATCGCCTTCCGCAGAGCGATGCGCCGCGCAATCGAGAATGCGCTCCGTTTCGGAGCCCAGGGGATCAAGATCCGCTGCGCCGGTCGCCTGAACGGCGCCGAGATCGCCCGCGCCGAGTGGTACCAGCAGGGCCGTCTGCCGTTGCACACCCTGAAGGCCGATATCGACTACGGCTTCAAGACCTCCTACACCACGTATGGGGTGATCGGGGTCAAGGTCTGGGTCTACCGGGGCGAGCGCCATCGGCAGCGCGCCATCCGGCCGCGTGTGTGAAGGAGAACCGCCATGTTGATGCCGAAGAAGGTCAAGTACAGAAAGCAGCAGCGGGGCAAAAACCGCGGCATCGCCGAGCGCGGATCAAAGGTTTCCTTCGGAGACTACGCGCTGCAGGCGGTTGAGCGTGGCTGGATCACCGCCCGCCAGATCGAGGCGGCACGAATCGCGATGACCCGTCACGTCAAACGCGGCGGCAAGATCTGGATTCGAGTTTTCCCCGACAAACCGGTGACCAAAAAACCGCTCGAAACCCGTATGGGTAAGGGCAAGGGCAACCCCGAGGAGTGGGTGGCGGTCGTCAAGCCTGCCCGCATCCTTTATGAGATGGAGGGCGTCAACGAGAACATCGCCCGCGAGGCGATGCGACTCGCGGCGCACAAGCTCCCCATCAAAACTCGATTCGTGAGCAGGAAAGATCAGCTATGAAGGCCAAGGACATTCGCGAGCGGTCAGACGACGAGCTTCGGAAGACTCTGGGAGATCTCGAGGAGCAGCTCTTCAAGCTCCGGTTCCAGAAGTCGACCGGGCAGATCGAGAATCCCATCAAGATCCGCGAGGTTCGCAGGAACATCGCCCGGGTGCTGACGGTGATGAATGAGCGTCGGGTCGAGGAGAGTGCAGGATGATGGATAGAGAGAATACCTCGCGCAAGACCACCAAGGTGGGCCTGGTGACTTCCTCGGCGGCCGACAAGTCGGTCGTGGTGAAGGTCGAGAACTTGGTCATGCACCCGCTGTACCAGAAATTCGTTCGCACTTCCTCGAAGTTCATGGCGCACGACGAGGAGAACAACTGCAACGAGGGAGACCGCGTGTTGATCGAGGAGTGCCGACCGCTTTCGAAGAGAAAGAGGTGGCGCGTCCGCAAGGTCATCGAGCGCGCGAAGTAGTCGGAGGGACGCCATGATCCAGATGGGAACAATGCTCAGTGTCGCCGACAACTCCGGCGCCCGTCGCTTGCAGGCGATTCGGCAGCTCGGCGGTTCCTCGGCGCCCCGCTATGCGGGTCTCGGCGACATCGTCGTGTGCTCGGTCAAGGAGGCGACGCCGGAGTCGGAGATCAAGAAAGGCACCGTCGTCAAGGCAGTCGTGGTCCGCACGCGCTCTCGAGCGCGTCGGCGTGACGGCTCGTACATCACGTTCGACGAGAACGCAGCAGTGCTGGTCAACGCCGAGCGCGAGCCGGTCGGCACCCGCGTTTTTGGTCCGGTTGCCCGTGAACTCCGCGAGAAACGATTCATGAAGATCGTTTCATTGGCCCCAGAGGTTCTGTAGGAGCAGTGATGAAGATCAGAAAAGGTGACACCGTCGAAGTCATTTCCGGCAAGGATGCCGGCAAGCAGGGCAGAGTCCTGGTTGTCGACCGGGACCGGGAACGGTTGGTGATCGAGGGCGTGAACATGATCAAGCGCCACACCCGACCCAACCCGCAGAAGAACGTGAAGGGCGGAGTCGTGGAACGGGAGGCACCGATCCACGCTTCCAATGTGATGGTGATCTCACCGGACAGCGGACAACGATCCCGGATCGGTATCCGGGTGCTCGACGACGGACGAAAGGTCCGCGTCGCCAAGGTCGACGGCGCGATTCTCGACCGTTAGGAGGGACGATGGCGCGCTTGCAGGAAAAGTATCGTGAGGAGGTCTTCCCGAAGCTCCAGAAGGAGTTCGAGTTGACCAACCCGATGCAGGTACCGAAGATCAGCAAGATCACCTGCAACATCGGGGTTGGCGAGGCGAGCCGAAACGCCAAGCTGCTCGAGGTGGCGATGGAGCAGTTGGCCAACATCACCGGCCAATTGCCCGAGGTTCGGAAAGCCCGGAAATCGATTGCAGCCTTCAAGCTGCGTGAGGGCATGCCGGTCGGTGCGCGGGTGACTCTGCGTAGGGAGAGGATGTACGAATTTCTCGACCGCCTGATCTGCATCGGGCTGCCACGCGTTCGAGATTTTCGCGGCATCTCCCCCAACGCCTTTGACGGTCGCGGCAACTACACGCTCGGAATTCGCGACATTCTGGTCTTCCCAGAAGTGGACTACCAGAAGGTCGAAAGCACCATGGGAATGAACATCACCATCACAACCACGGCACCCACCGACGACCAGGCGCGTTCGCTCCTGGCTGAAATGGGCATGCCGTTCAAGAGTCGTTAGGAGGCACCGTGGCACGTAAGGCAATGATCGCGAAGAGCCTGAAGAAGCCGAAATTCAAGGTCCGTCAGCGCAACCGTTGTCGGGTCTGCGGCCGTCCGCGGGGCTATATGCGCAAGTTCCAGCTCTGCAGGGTGTGTTTTCGCAAGCTGGCCCTCGAAGGCTACCTGCCCGGGGTCACCAAGGCGAGCTGGTAGGAGGTTGAATCATGGGTATGACTGATCCGATTTCTGACCTCCTGACCCGTATTCGGAACGCTACGACGGTGCGCCACGATCGCACCGACGTGCCGGCTTCGAAGATGAAGCTCGAGTTGGCCAAGATCCTCAAACAGGAAGGATTCATCCGCACCTTCAAGGTGATCGAGGAGGGGCCGCAGGGGACGATTCGCATCTATCTCAAGTACGCCGATGACGGCGAGCCGGTGATCCATGGCCTGCAGCGGGTGTCTCGCCCCGGTTGCAGGATCTACCGCGGGGTGGATGAGCTGCCAAAGGTGCGAAATGGCCTCGGAGTCGCTGTGATCTCGACCAATCGGGGCATTCTCACCGACGAGCAGGCGCGTGGCATGCGCGTGGGTGGCGAAGTCCTGTGTGAGATCTGGTAGGGGGACGAAATGTCACGCATAGGAAAACTGCCGATCCCGTTGCCGAAGGGGGTCGATGTCTCGATCTCCGGCGACGTGGTCAACGTCAAGGGCCCGAAGGGCCAGCTGCAGGTGACCATTCTGCCGGGCATCACCGCGGCCGTCGAGGACGGGAACCTCAATATCAACCGTGCCGACGATGAGCCCCAGAGCCGGTCGTTCCACGGTCTGACTCGCGCCCTGCTGGCAAACGCCACAACCGGCGTTTCCGAGGGTTGGGAGAAGAAGTTGGAGATCGTCGGCATCGGCTACCGGGCCGAGGGCAAGGGCAAGAGCGTGATCTTCAACCTCGGCTATTCGCATCCGATCGACTTTGCGGTGCCGGACGGCATCGAGATCGACGTCGATGCGAAGGCGAATACGGTGACCGTCAAAGGCATAGACCGCCAGAAGGTCGGCCAGATTGCGGCCGAGATTCGCGGCCTGCGGCCACCCGAGCCGTACAAAGGCAAGGGCATCCGCTACTTCGGCGAGCGTTTCCGGACCAAGGCCGGGAAGCAGGGAGTGACAGCATGAGGGTTCAAGATCGTAAGCAGCGCCGCGAGAGGATTCGGCGGCGCTACCGGGGTGCTGTCCGCGGAACCGCGGATCGACCGCGCCTGTCTGTGTATCGGAGCCTGCGGCACGTTTACGCCCAGGTCATCGATGATGTTTCGGGCATCACGCTGGCGTCGGCGTCGACTCTCGAAAAAGAGGCCGCTGGAAGCCTCAAGACTACCGGCAATCGCGACGCCGGCACCATGCTCGGGAAGCTCATCGGCGAGCGTGCCAAGGAGCGTGGCGTGGAAACGGTCGTTTTCGACCGCGGCGGGTTCCCGTACCACGGTGTGATTCGCGCGATTGCAGACGGAGCCCGCGAAGCGGGCCTGAAGTTTTAGGGGTTGCTGAGATGATGAACCGAGAGTCCGAGTTCGCCGAAACAGTCGTTCACATCAACCGTGTCGCAAAGGTCGTCAAGGGCGGCAAGAACTTCTCGTTCTCCGCCGTGGTCGTTGCGGGCGACGGTTCGGGCAAGGTCGGATACGGCACCGGCAAGGCGCGCGAGGTGCCGCCGGCAATCCAGAAGGCGAGCGAGCAGGCTCGTAAGGAGATGGTGAAGATCCCGCTGGTCAGCGGAACCGTGCCTCACCTGGTGTGGGGGCGGTGGGGCGCGACCCGGGTTCTGCTCCGTCCGGCTTCACCCGGTACGGGTGTCATCGCGGGCGGCGGCGTGCGTGCTGTGATGGAGTCGGCGGGGGTCGCCGACGTGCTGACGAAGATCGTTGGCAGCCGCAATCCATTCAACGTGGTTCGCGCCACCTTCGATGCCATCGACCGCCTGATGACCAGCGGACAGGTCAATCGGTTGCGCGGCATTGACCTCGGCCCGGCGCCGGAAGAAGCGGAGACTCCAGCAGAGGTAGAGGCTGCGGATGTGGCTGAGGAAGGTGAGAAAACCGAGGTGGCCGAGGAGGCGATCGAGCCTGAGGTCGCCGAGGGAGATGACAGCTGATGACTGCGGAAGAAAAGAAACAGAAGGCGGCCGACGAGAAAGAGGTCGCGGCCGAGAAGGCGCCGGCGAAGAAGGCTGCAGCGAAGAAGGCTGCGCCCAAGAAGTCGGCCGCAAAGAAAACGACGGCCAAGAAGCCGGCTGAGAAGAAAACCTCTGCCAAGAAGGCGGCGCCGAAGAAGGCAGCCGAAAGGAAGGCAACGGCCAAGAAATCGGCTGCCAAGAAGCCTGCGGCCAAGAAAGCCGCGCCGAAGAAGGCGGCAGAAGAAAAGAAGGCCGACACCAAGACGACCGCCGAGAAGAATGCAACGGCGCAGAAGCCGGCCGAAAGGAAGGCCGCGCCGAAGAAGGCTCCGGCCAAGGCCGAGACTTCCAGAGCGACCGCGAAGAAAGCCGAGGGTTCGGGCAAGATGCTCAAGATTACCCAGGTGCGCAGCCAGATCGGATTCGCGCGAAAGCAGCGACTCGTGCTGTCCAGTCTCGGTCTGGGACGTATCGGCCGGTCGGTGACGCGCCGCGATCATCCGACGATCCGCGGCATGGTGTCCAAGGTCACCCACCTGGTTTCGGTAGAGGAAGTGGAGGGCTGAACCGTGGAACTTCATGATTTACATCCAGCGCCCGGGGCGAAGAAGGGACGCAAACGAATCGGTCGCGGTCCGGGCTCCGGCACCGGAAAGACCGCCGGTAAAGGCCACAAGGGGCAGAAGTCGCGGAGCGGGTACTCGCGGCGCTACGGCTTCGAGGGTGGTCAAATGCCGCTCGTGCGCCGCATCCCGAAACGTGGTTTCTACAACGTTTTCAGGGTCGAATATCAGGTCGTAAACCTGCGGGATCTGGAAAGGGTCTTTGCGGACGGCGATACGGTTTCAGTCGAGACTCTGATCGAGAAAGGCCTTACGAAGCGCGGCAAGAAGCCAGTCAAGGTGCTCGGTGACGGGGAGCTCAAGAAGAAGCTGACTGTGCAGGCGCACAAGTTCTCGGCGGCGGCCAAGGAAGGCATCGAAAAAGCGGGCGGTAGCTGCGAGGTGGTGACGTCGTGATCGAGAGTTTCCGCAATATCTTCGCGATCCCGGACCTTCGCAAGCGGGTGCTCTTTACCTTTGCTCTGCTCGCGGTGTACCGGCTCGGCGCCTTCATCCCGATTCCTGGCATCGACCCGGTAGCAATCGCCGAGTTCACCAAGGCGGCAGAAGGCACCGTGCTCGGATTCCTGAACCTGTTCTCGGGCGGTGCGCTCGGGCGCATGACGGTCTTCGCGCTCGGCATCATGCCCTATATTTCATCCTCGATCATCCTCCAGCTTCTGACCGTCGTGTGGCCGTACCTCGAGAAGCTGTCAAAGGAGGGCGAGCTCGGCCGACGCAAGATCACCCAGTACACGCGCTACGGCACCGTCGTCCTGTCGGTGATCCAGTCGCTTGGCATCTCGTTCTTCCTCGAGCGGACGACCGCCCCGGGCGGTGCGCCGCTGGTGCCGGAA
It encodes the following:
- the rplE gene encoding 50S ribosomal protein L5 — protein: MARLQEKYREEVFPKLQKEFELTNPMQVPKISKITCNIGVGEASRNAKLLEVAMEQLANITGQLPEVRKARKSIAAFKLREGMPVGARVTLRRERMYEFLDRLICIGLPRVRDFRGISPNAFDGRGNYTLGIRDILVFPEVDYQKVESTMGMNITITTTAPTDDQARSLLAEMGMPFKSR
- the rplR gene encoding 50S ribosomal protein L18; the protein is MRVQDRKQRRERIRRRYRGAVRGTADRPRLSVYRSLRHVYAQVIDDVSGITLASASTLEKEAAGSLKTTGNRDAGTMLGKLIGERAKERGVETVVFDRGGFPYHGVIRAIADGAREAGLKF
- a CDS encoding type Z 30S ribosomal protein S14; this encodes MARKAMIAKSLKKPKFKVRQRNRCRVCGRPRGYMRKFQLCRVCFRKLALEGYLPGVTKASW
- the rpsE gene encoding 30S ribosomal protein S5 codes for the protein MMNRESEFAETVVHINRVAKVVKGGKNFSFSAVVVAGDGSGKVGYGTGKAREVPPAIQKASEQARKEMVKIPLVSGTVPHLVWGRWGATRVLLRPASPGTGVIAGGGVRAVMESAGVADVLTKIVGSRNPFNVVRATFDAIDRLMTSGQVNRLRGIDLGPAPEEAETPAEVEAADVAEEGEKTEVAEEAIEPEVAEGDDS
- the rpsH gene encoding 30S ribosomal protein S8; translation: MGMTDPISDLLTRIRNATTVRHDRTDVPASKMKLELAKILKQEGFIRTFKVIEEGPQGTIRIYLKYADDGEPVIHGLQRVSRPGCRIYRGVDELPKVRNGLGVAVISTNRGILTDEQARGMRVGGEVLCEIW
- the rpsC gene encoding 30S ribosomal protein S3, with the protein product MGQKTHPYGFRLGYNNTWRSRWYADGKDYANLLHEDLQLRQELLARLENAAVSAVDIERTASKLRVNILSGRPGIIIGRKGAEVDKLRDDLMRRYGQDIHINIQEIQRPEIDAHLIAANVARQLERRIAFRRAMRRAIENALRFGAQGIKIRCAGRLNGAEIARAEWYQQGRLPLHTLKADIDYGFKTSYTTYGVIGVKVWVYRGERHRQRAIRPRV
- the rplO gene encoding 50S ribosomal protein L15, coding for MELHDLHPAPGAKKGRKRIGRGPGSGTGKTAGKGHKGQKSRSGYSRRYGFEGGQMPLVRRIPKRGFYNVFRVEYQVVNLRDLERVFADGDTVSVETLIEKGLTKRGKKPVKVLGDGELKKKLTVQAHKFSAAAKEGIEKAGGSCEVVTS
- the rplN gene encoding 50S ribosomal protein L14, translated to MIQMGTMLSVADNSGARRLQAIRQLGGSSAPRYAGLGDIVVCSVKEATPESEIKKGTVVKAVVVRTRSRARRRDGSYITFDENAAVLVNAEREPVGTRVFGPVARELREKRFMKIVSLAPEVL
- the rplX gene encoding 50S ribosomal protein L24, giving the protein MKIRKGDTVEVISGKDAGKQGRVLVVDRDRERLVIEGVNMIKRHTRPNPQKNVKGGVVEREAPIHASNVMVISPDSGQRSRIGIRVLDDGRKVRVAKVDGAILDR
- the rplV gene encoding 50S ribosomal protein L22, encoding MMDSRAQLRYYRSSPRKVRLVADMVRGQAVEPALTSLQLSPKYAAKDVAKLVKSALANLEQSQPSVDVDQVFISKITVDGGPSLRRGRPASKWVRMHRILKRMCHVTVELSVKE
- the rpmD gene encoding 50S ribosomal protein L30; the protein is MTAEEKKQKAADEKEVAAEKAPAKKAAAKKAAPKKSAAKKTTAKKPAEKKTSAKKAAPKKAAERKATAKKSAAKKPAAKKAAPKKAAEEKKADTKTTAEKNATAQKPAERKAAPKKAPAKAETSRATAKKAEGSGKMLKITQVRSQIGFARKQRLVLSSLGLGRIGRSVTRRDHPTIRGMVSKVTHLVSVEEVEG
- the rplP gene encoding 50S ribosomal protein L16, which codes for MLMPKKVKYRKQQRGKNRGIAERGSKVSFGDYALQAVERGWITARQIEAARIAMTRHVKRGGKIWIRVFPDKPVTKKPLETRMGKGKGNPEEWVAVVKPARILYEMEGVNENIAREAMRLAAHKLPIKTRFVSRKDQL
- the rpmC gene encoding 50S ribosomal protein L29 gives rise to the protein MKAKDIRERSDDELRKTLGDLEEQLFKLRFQKSTGQIENPIKIREVRRNIARVLTVMNERRVEESAG
- the rpsQ gene encoding 30S ribosomal protein S17, whose amino-acid sequence is MDRENTSRKTTKVGLVTSSAADKSVVVKVENLVMHPLYQKFVRTSSKFMAHDEENNCNEGDRVLIEECRPLSKRKRWRVRKVIERAK
- the rplF gene encoding 50S ribosomal protein L6 translates to MSRIGKLPIPLPKGVDVSISGDVVNVKGPKGQLQVTILPGITAAVEDGNLNINRADDEPQSRSFHGLTRALLANATTGVSEGWEKKLEIVGIGYRAEGKGKSVIFNLGYSHPIDFAVPDGIEIDVDAKANTVTVKGIDRQKVGQIAAEIRGLRPPEPYKGKGIRYFGERFRTKAGKQGVTA